A single window of Methanomassiliicoccales archaeon DNA harbors:
- the tmk gene encoding dTMP kinase — translation MTTELGPVQGEATSSDVKAISTRRTGKFYVFEGIDGSGKTTVSRRLFEKISQESHREVLLTSEPTDCWLGDAVRRSYDEDISPFTEALLFIADRANHTERIKDWLSKGIIVLCDRYNASTLAYQGAILQKRMGDSAIEWLKSVSSRVTIEPDITFLFSVSPETALLRLDERNEISKFEKLGYLMEVDAIYRKVADDDPTFFVVDASAPLEDVVEEVLRAIKADL, via the coding sequence ATGACCACCGAGCTAGGACCGGTGCAAGGAGAGGCAACTTCCTCTGATGTCAAAGCCATTTCCACTCGGAGAACGGGTAAATTCTATGTCTTCGAGGGGATAGATGGTTCTGGCAAGACGACGGTCTCACGAAGGCTCTTCGAGAAGATATCTCAGGAAAGCCACAGAGAGGTCTTGCTCACTTCTGAACCCACTGATTGCTGGCTTGGTGATGCCGTGCGGCGGAGTTATGACGAGGATATTAGCCCCTTCACAGAAGCCTTGCTGTTCATAGCGGACAGAGCCAATCACACCGAACGCATTAAGGATTGGCTGTCAAAGGGAATAATCGTGTTATGTGATAGGTACAACGCCTCCACACTCGCCTATCAGGGCGCCATACTTCAGAAAAGAATGGGGGATTCGGCCATAGAATGGCTCAAGTCAGTGAGCAGTCGCGTGACGATTGAACCGGACATTACATTCCTTTTCAGCGTGTCACCGGAAACCGCCCTCCTCCGCCTGGATGAGCGGAATGAGATTTCCAAGTTCGAGAAACTAGGTTACCTCATGGAGGTCGACGCCATATATCGAAAGGTCGCCGATGACGATCCGACATTCTTCGTGGTGGATGCTTCAGCCCCTCTTGAGGATGTCGTTGAGGAGGTACTCAGGGCCATCAAGGCCGATCTCTGA
- the coaBC gene encoding bifunctional phosphopantothenoylcysteine decarboxylase/phosphopantothenate--cysteine ligase CoaBC yields MHPVESIRGQISHRLSNKRILLGITGSIAAVQCFELARDLIRHGADVEVVMSEEAAKIVTHYAMEFATGNPPITRIGGGVEHVDLCGESEDRIDLLLIAPCTANTISKMALGIDDTAVTTFATTAIGTGIPVLVAPAMHGSMYRHPIVQKNVQTLEDIGVEVIGPHFLMGKARIASNGELVARVLRALGSGDLSGKRLLVIGGSSEEPIDGMRVITNKGTGETAVELASAAFERGADVELWMGRHQTELPDYLKIRRYLRLRELEGMAEDIDHDLVMVPAALSDYAPEEVEGKIPTSEEELVLRLMPMPKLLSRLSREGHRLVGFKAERGITQDQLRERARSRLEEYGLDLIVANDLTMVSRGKTKVMMISRSGDETRASGTKREVADSILNEVLKVLA; encoded by the coding sequence ATGCATCCGGTGGAGAGCATCAGGGGCCAGATTAGCCATCGTCTGTCCAACAAACGAATTCTGCTCGGGATAACTGGTAGCATCGCAGCTGTCCAATGTTTTGAGCTTGCCAGGGATCTTATCAGACATGGGGCAGATGTCGAGGTAGTCATGAGTGAGGAGGCCGCGAAGATAGTTACTCACTACGCTATGGAGTTCGCCACGGGAAATCCTCCGATCACTCGAATAGGTGGTGGAGTCGAGCACGTAGACCTCTGTGGTGAAAGCGAGGACCGGATAGATCTTCTGCTCATTGCGCCGTGTACGGCGAACACGATCTCCAAGATGGCCCTGGGCATAGATGATACCGCAGTGACCACCTTTGCCACCACTGCCATTGGGACCGGTATACCAGTACTGGTTGCCCCGGCAATGCATGGGTCCATGTACCGACATCCCATCGTCCAGAAGAACGTGCAGACTCTCGAAGACATCGGGGTAGAAGTGATAGGTCCCCACTTTCTGATGGGAAAAGCCAGAATCGCTTCCAACGGTGAATTGGTGGCGAGGGTTCTCCGCGCCCTGGGGTCTGGCGATCTCTCAGGCAAGAGATTGCTGGTAATAGGCGGCTCCTCCGAGGAGCCCATCGATGGTATGAGGGTCATAACCAACAAAGGCACGGGAGAGACCGCGGTCGAACTGGCCTCAGCCGCATTCGAGCGCGGTGCAGATGTTGAGCTCTGGATGGGAAGGCATCAGACCGAACTTCCAGATTACTTGAAGATAAGGCGCTACTTACGACTCAGGGAACTTGAGGGGATGGCAGAGGACATTGACCACGACCTTGTCATGGTTCCAGCTGCCCTTTCGGACTACGCTCCCGAGGAGGTAGAAGGTAAGATTCCAACAAGCGAGGAGGAACTTGTCCTTAGGCTAATGCCAATGCCCAAGTTACTCTCCAGATTGAGCCGAGAGGGTCATAGGCTGGTTGGATTCAAGGCTGAGCGGGGGATCACGCAAGACCAGCTTCGGGAACGAGCCCGATCCCGGCTGGAAGAGTACGGTCTAGACCTGATCGTGGCCAATGATCTCACCATGGTGAGCAGGGGTAAGACCAAGGTGATGATGATCTCCAGGAGCGGTGATGAAACTAGGGCAAGTGGCACCAAGAGAGAGGTGGCCGATTCCATCCTCAACGAGGTTTTGAAGGTCTTAGCATGA
- a CDS encoding DUF357 domain-containing protein, with the protein MRDRITEDHLKRYLDLTGKALERLSVAAPNRSFGRRLAEDFLEMANSYYSDAKHFMEKQDFVNAFACINYSHGWLDCGARLGLFDVGGDDQLFTLFE; encoded by the coding sequence ATGCGGGATAGGATCACTGAGGATCACCTGAAACGCTACCTGGATCTAACTGGTAAGGCACTTGAGCGGTTGAGTGTGGCCGCCCCAAATCGTTCTTTCGGAAGACGTCTGGCAGAGGACTTCTTGGAGATGGCCAACTCGTATTATTCTGACGCGAAACACTTCATGGAGAAGCAGGATTTTGTGAACGCCTTCGCCTGCATCAATTACTCCCATGGCTGGCTGGATTGTGGGGCACGTCTTGGGCTGTTCGATGTTGGGGGAGACGACCAGCTCTTCACGCTGTTCGAGTGA
- a CDS encoding ATP-binding protein encodes MPEQEAPSNISSTGPEMVGVIYGNVGTTSFNFRVTGRVERMEYVQAEHELDGWVLGQVVEVERKTDLSLEKAKMISDGHDVDIEEKVTAKVQIIGFRDDRNLLQVPRTPFKAGNSVHLAKDSLIRDVVGLKERTDTGAYIGLLMGHDIRVEIDINSMVQKHVSILAKTGGGKSFLCGAVVEELMKHDVTVMIIDPHGEYGSMRDKGSNMETSRNFNVKPKGYSEKIVEFAAETTINKKAKPLSFTLGNIEARELLALTNIKNVRTYLTSLRKAIELVKGAKKDYTLKDIIHILEADEENQNSALIGELEYLNEVNIFAPKGTRIDELVVKGKTTIINLKGTPPDIQDLIVSRICGALFELRKVDKIPPMMLVVEEAHNYCPQQGTVSSNKILRTIASEGRKFGLGLTIITQRAAKVDKNVLSQCNTQMILKVTNPNDLKAIIQSVEGLTSGTADEIQRLPIGVSLVMGGNIQMPLLVEVRPRESKHGGESVEIVGAERV; translated from the coding sequence ATGCCAGAACAAGAAGCTCCTTCTAACATATCTTCGACCGGGCCAGAGATGGTTGGTGTGATCTATGGCAATGTGGGAACGACATCCTTTAACTTCAGGGTCACTGGCCGCGTGGAAAGAATGGAGTATGTCCAAGCTGAGCACGAGCTCGATGGATGGGTGTTAGGCCAAGTAGTGGAGGTCGAAAGGAAAACCGATCTTTCCCTGGAAAAGGCCAAGATGATCTCCGATGGTCATGACGTGGACATCGAGGAAAAGGTCACCGCAAAGGTGCAGATCATCGGCTTCAGGGACGATAGGAATCTACTTCAGGTTCCCAGGACGCCGTTCAAGGCCGGCAACTCCGTCCATCTGGCGAAGGATTCTCTGATAAGGGATGTTGTTGGTCTGAAGGAGAGGACGGATACAGGAGCATATATTGGCCTTCTTATGGGCCACGATATCCGGGTAGAGATCGACATCAACTCCATGGTCCAGAAGCATGTCAGCATATTGGCCAAGACTGGTGGTGGAAAGAGTTTCCTCTGCGGTGCTGTAGTTGAGGAACTGATGAAGCACGATGTCACTGTAATGATAATCGATCCTCATGGAGAGTACGGGTCAATGCGGGATAAAGGATCAAACATGGAGACCTCTCGCAACTTCAACGTCAAACCCAAAGGCTATTCCGAGAAGATAGTAGAGTTCGCGGCAGAAACCACGATCAACAAGAAAGCGAAGCCTCTCAGTTTCACCTTGGGAAACATCGAGGCAAGGGAACTTCTCGCCCTGACGAATATAAAGAATGTCAGAACCTACCTCACTTCGCTCAGGAAGGCCATTGAACTTGTAAAAGGGGCGAAGAAGGATTACACTCTCAAGGATATCATTCACATTCTAGAGGCGGATGAGGAGAACCAGAATTCAGCACTGATAGGGGAGCTGGAATATCTCAATGAAGTGAACATCTTTGCTCCAAAGGGCACCAGGATCGATGAACTGGTTGTTAAGGGAAAGACTACGATAATCAACCTGAAGGGCACGCCTCCTGACATTCAGGATCTCATAGTGAGCAGGATATGCGGCGCGCTCTTTGAGCTCAGAAAGGTCGACAAGATACCGCCCATGATGCTGGTGGTGGAGGAAGCCCACAACTACTGCCCACAGCAGGGTACGGTCTCGTCGAACAAGATTCTTAGGACAATAGCCTCAGAAGGTCGCAAGTTCGGCCTAGGTCTGACAATAATCACTCAGAGGGCAGCGAAGGTTGATAAGAATGTCCTAAGCCAGTGCAACACTCAAATGATTCTGAAGGTCACGAATCCCAACGATCTGAAAGCCATTATCCAATCCGTGGAAGGACTTACCTCAGGGACGGCGGATGAGATCCAGCGCCTTCCGATCGGTGTCTCTCTGGTGATGGGAGGCAATATACAGATGCCCCTGCTGGTGGAGGTAAGGCCTAGAGAGAGCAAGCATGGGGGCGAGAGCGTGGAGATAGTGGGGGCCGAGAGGGTCTAA
- a CDS encoding ribose-phosphate diphosphokinase: protein MIVIGGSSSKGLSTDLASVLGVECEQAKVRRFPDNECYVRIEKENLGTEAILVQNSYPDNNFVELLLLQEAVRSLGVEKLITVVPYFGYARQDKRFEVGEPISAKVMAHHLQLNSDRIITVDIHTPAILDWFNEAESVDVGAAPEIGNYFSEAGIDLVLAPDQGASKRAAEVASVIGVEWDYLVKTRLSGTEVKISPKSLDVRDKDVLIVDDIISTGGTIIAATRELRKMGASTVTASCTHGLFAKGALPKLREECDAIVSANTLEGEVSEISVAPQIAKVI from the coding sequence ATGATAGTCATCGGCGGGTCTTCTTCCAAGGGGTTATCAACCGACCTGGCCTCGGTTCTGGGTGTTGAATGCGAGCAGGCAAAGGTAAGGCGTTTTCCAGATAACGAGTGCTATGTTAGAATTGAGAAGGAGAACCTGGGCACCGAAGCAATCCTAGTCCAAAACTCCTACCCAGACAATAATTTCGTTGAGCTGCTCCTTCTGCAGGAAGCGGTCAGGAGTCTTGGCGTGGAAAAGCTGATCACGGTGGTTCCCTACTTCGGTTACGCAAGGCAGGATAAGAGGTTCGAGGTTGGGGAGCCGATAAGCGCAAAAGTGATGGCCCATCACCTCCAGTTGAATTCGGATAGAATCATCACTGTAGACATCCATACTCCGGCCATACTTGATTGGTTTAACGAAGCGGAGTCTGTGGACGTTGGGGCAGCTCCCGAAATAGGCAATTATTTCTCTGAAGCGGGAATTGATCTGGTGCTTGCCCCAGACCAAGGAGCATCGAAGAGAGCCGCGGAGGTGGCGTCCGTAATAGGAGTGGAATGGGACTACCTGGTCAAGACAAGGCTGAGCGGGACTGAGGTGAAGATCTCACCAAAGAGCCTTGATGTCAGGGACAAGGATGTCCTTATTGTGGATGATATCATCTCTACCGGTGGGACCATAATCGCCGCCACCAGGGAGCTGAGGAAGATGGGGGCGTCCACCGTAACAGCATCCTGCACCCATGGTCTCTTTGCCAAGGGTGCGCTTCCCAAACTGCGTGAGGAGTGCGACGCTATAGTATCTGCAAACACACTTGAAGGAGAAGTTTCCGAGATATCAGTTGCGCCCCAGATAGCCAAGGTTATCTGA